One window from the genome of Actinoplanes teichomyceticus ATCC 31121 encodes:
- a CDS encoding WecB/TagA/CpsF family glycosyltransferase, translating into MPAGVDQGKRNVLGVLVDATDYASATERIIAAAREGRPYAVTALAVHGVMTGVQDRAHEARLNSFDLVTPDGQPVRWALNLLHGAALADRVYGPTLTLKVVERAAAEGLPIYLYGSTQPTLDRLVPALREMFPALKIAGVEASKFRGAQPGEEVAIAERIKASGARLVLVGLGCPRQEVFTYAMRPLLDMPLLAVGAAFDYHAGLLKNPPAWMQKYALEWLWRLGLEPKRLWKRYLLLNPAYLSRLLAQKTGLWKATPAAATNEPVRGFAV; encoded by the coding sequence GTGCCTGCTGGGGTTGACCAGGGGAAGCGCAACGTGCTTGGGGTGCTGGTCGACGCGACGGACTACGCGTCGGCCACCGAGCGGATCATCGCGGCGGCCCGGGAGGGCCGGCCGTACGCGGTCACCGCGCTCGCCGTGCACGGGGTCATGACCGGGGTGCAGGACCGCGCGCACGAGGCCCGGCTGAACTCCTTCGATCTGGTGACACCGGACGGCCAGCCGGTCCGCTGGGCGCTGAACCTGCTGCACGGAGCCGCGCTGGCCGACCGCGTCTACGGGCCGACGCTGACCCTCAAGGTGGTCGAGCGGGCCGCCGCCGAGGGGCTGCCGATCTATCTGTACGGGTCGACCCAGCCGACGCTGGACCGCCTGGTGCCGGCGTTGCGGGAGATGTTCCCGGCACTGAAGATCGCCGGGGTGGAGGCGTCCAAGTTCCGCGGGGCGCAACCGGGTGAGGAGGTCGCCATCGCCGAGCGCATCAAGGCGTCCGGCGCGCGCCTCGTGCTGGTCGGGCTCGGCTGCCCCCGGCAGGAGGTCTTCACCTACGCGATGCGGCCGCTGCTGGACATGCCGCTGCTGGCCGTGGGCGCCGCGTTCGACTACCACGCCGGGCTGCTGAAGAACCCGCCCGCGTGGATGCAGAAGTACGCGCTGGAGTGGCTGTGGCGGCTGGGGCTGGAGCCCAAGCGCCTGTGGAAGCGGTACCTCCTGCTGAACCCGGCCTACCTGAGCCGGCTCCTGGCACAGAAGACGGGGCTGTGGAAGGCCACTCCGGCCGCGGCGACCAACGAGCCGGTGCGCGGCTTCGCGGTGTGA
- a CDS encoding Hansenula MRAKII killer toxin-resistant protein 1 codes for MADKGWTAQAGAAAGIAAGAAAAQLGLGYGLGVIAWPATVTASDSTWLSSLGWATWITASATVLGAVLAGRLRADRSGRWQALRRFALAAAAALGALVSVALVALPARSAVRTDTLSPQLVAVGYALIGLVTGVVVAFWAISSGPAAANLLGTAAWLWALAVAGVVAELATGRDVATYLTSWQFAEADNPIRYGGIYWPSAALTLVAAFVIGLLLAWPATRRGDLGLGAATSGAVGPLLVAVSFLALAPLLTEAAGALPSAYLIAPYAVLAGLAGSALTVSLARARRDRHGSGGPAPAPPPGGPAAAGAPASETSGPSQDPAAAAAPAPSAPATTTPAASTPAAKAPAPKADPAAAAKAGPAAAKADPAAAPGTGGPTAAVSGGSGAPPRTGDTEAAAPPVAADPEIAAAARRGRNPAKRAAARKDSATRSTITPPPANPTVARINPPD; via the coding sequence ATGGCCGACAAGGGCTGGACAGCACAGGCCGGCGCGGCAGCCGGAATCGCCGCCGGCGCCGCCGCCGCGCAACTGGGTCTGGGCTACGGCCTCGGCGTCATCGCCTGGCCGGCCACCGTGACCGCCTCGGACAGCACGTGGCTGAGCAGCCTCGGCTGGGCGACCTGGATCACCGCCAGCGCGACCGTGCTCGGCGCGGTGCTCGCCGGCCGGCTGCGCGCCGACCGTTCCGGGCGCTGGCAGGCTCTCCGGCGCTTCGCCCTGGCCGCCGCGGCGGCGCTGGGCGCGCTGGTCTCGGTCGCGCTGGTCGCGCTGCCGGCCCGCTCGGCGGTCCGGACCGACACCCTCTCCCCGCAGTTGGTGGCCGTCGGCTACGCCCTGATCGGCCTGGTCACCGGTGTCGTGGTGGCGTTCTGGGCGATCTCCTCCGGCCCGGCCGCGGCGAACCTGCTGGGCACCGCGGCCTGGCTCTGGGCGCTGGCCGTCGCCGGCGTGGTCGCCGAGCTGGCCACCGGCCGGGACGTGGCGACGTACCTGACCAGCTGGCAGTTCGCCGAGGCGGACAACCCGATCCGGTACGGCGGCATCTACTGGCCCAGCGCCGCCCTCACCCTGGTCGCCGCGTTCGTGATCGGCCTGCTGCTGGCGTGGCCGGCCACCCGCCGCGGCGACCTCGGGCTCGGCGCCGCCACCTCGGGCGCGGTCGGCCCGCTGCTGGTCGCCGTCTCGTTCCTGGCCCTGGCTCCGCTGCTCACCGAGGCGGCGGGCGCGTTGCCGTCGGCGTACCTGATCGCCCCGTACGCCGTTCTCGCCGGCCTGGCCGGCTCCGCCCTGACCGTCTCGCTGGCCCGGGCTCGACGCGACCGCCACGGGTCGGGCGGTCCGGCACCGGCGCCCCCGCCGGGCGGCCCGGCGGCGGCCGGCGCACCGGCATCGGAGACATCCGGGCCGTCGCAGGACCCGGCCGCAGCGGCGGCACCGGCACCGAGCGCACCGGCAACCACGACTCCGGCGGCGAGCACACCGGCAGCGAAGGCACCGGCGCCGAAAGCGGACCCGGCAGCCGCGGCGAAGGCGGGTCCGGCGGCGGCGAAGGCCGACCCGGCGGCGGCACCGGGGACGGGGGGACCGACGGCGGCCGTGAGCGGCGGCTCCGGCGCACCGCCCCGGACCGGCGACACCGAGGCGGCAGCACCCCCGGTCGCTGCCGATCCGGAGATCGCCGCGGCCGCCCGCCGCGGCCGGAACCCCGCCAAGCGCGCCGCGGCACGCAAGGACTCCGCCACCCGTTCCACGATCACCCCGCCGCCGGCCAACCCCACGGTGGCACGCATCAACCCGCCGGACTGA
- a CDS encoding FhaA domain-containing protein, with protein MSSEPEEEPVSVLQRFEKRLEGLVEGAFAKVFKGVVHPVEILNAMQREAEAHKAILAGGRTLVPNRYVIDLSPYDHGRLAPYAAALAQELAQSQAEFIGEQAWTVYGDVIVEIERGDGLDTGMFRVTAEVYTGGEVAPVQQPAYDAGPQYSPYDQHGGGYPPHGGHGGPRSVGLVSGDGRTYPLQMGSTVIGRGDQANLRLPDVGISRRHARLDYDGNQVVLTDLGSTNGTMVNGQRVSAVALNPGDMIQLGTTTLTFRVDG; from the coding sequence ATGTCCTCGGAACCCGAGGAGGAGCCGGTGAGCGTGCTGCAGCGCTTTGAGAAGCGATTGGAAGGCCTTGTCGAGGGGGCCTTCGCGAAGGTCTTCAAGGGTGTCGTCCACCCTGTGGAGATCCTGAATGCCATGCAGCGGGAGGCCGAGGCGCACAAGGCCATCCTTGCCGGTGGCCGCACCCTCGTGCCCAACCGCTACGTGATCGACCTTTCGCCGTACGACCACGGCCGGCTGGCGCCGTACGCCGCCGCGCTGGCCCAGGAGCTGGCGCAGTCCCAGGCCGAGTTCATCGGCGAGCAGGCCTGGACGGTCTACGGCGACGTGATCGTCGAGATCGAGCGCGGCGACGGCCTGGACACCGGCATGTTCCGGGTCACCGCGGAGGTGTACACCGGTGGCGAGGTCGCCCCGGTGCAGCAGCCGGCCTACGACGCCGGCCCGCAGTACTCGCCGTACGACCAGCACGGTGGCGGCTACCCGCCGCACGGCGGCCACGGCGGCCCGCGCAGCGTCGGGCTGGTCTCCGGCGACGGCCGGACCTACCCGCTGCAGATGGGCTCGACCGTGATCGGCCGTGGCGACCAGGCGAACCTGCGCCTGCCGGACGTCGGCATCTCGCGCCGGCACGCGCGGCTGGACTACGACGGCAACCAGGTGGTGCTGACCGACCTCGGCTCGACGAACGGGACGATGGTCAACGGACAGCGGGTGTCCGCCGTGGCGCTGAACCCGGGCGACATGATCCAGCTCGGCACGACCACGCTGACCTTCCGAGTGGACGGCTAG
- a CDS encoding PP2C family protein-serine/threonine phosphatase, producing MTLTLRYAAQSDRGLIRDLNQDSVYAGPRLLAVADGMGGMAAGDVASNIVIAAMAPLDDDVPGDALVDALRHAVGTANQQLRDTVDANPQLEGMGTTLTAVLFTGSKFGMVHIGDSRAYLLRKGEFAQITKDDTYVQMLVDEGRVSPEEASSHPQRSLLTRALDGRDIDPEYSVRQVLKGDRYLICSDGLSGVVSAETIAQTMREIADPKACVERLVQLALRGGGPDNISVVIADATDADIVEQAPIVGGAASLDRGNTTVADSSTPASRAAALKQSPPRPPAQPETEGFDREPEPAGHPVRTTLLVLLLLGVLGGGLWAGWQYTQDQYYVGATEGGQLAIFRGVPGRIAGLDLSSVSETSTVRLDDLTTVAQERVKEGIHADSQLDARTMLTELTSEEPSNPNLKPVCAVASATPSASTPVRPAATSAPATATSAPATAPSVQPSESASSAADPVGCRTVD from the coding sequence ATGACCCTGACCCTGCGCTATGCCGCTCAGAGCGACCGCGGTCTGATCCGAGACCTCAACCAGGACTCCGTCTACGCCGGTCCACGGCTGCTTGCTGTCGCGGACGGCATGGGCGGCATGGCCGCCGGTGACGTCGCCTCCAACATCGTCATCGCCGCGATGGCGCCGCTCGACGACGACGTCCCCGGCGACGCCCTGGTCGACGCGCTGCGGCACGCCGTCGGCACCGCCAACCAGCAGCTGCGGGACACGGTCGACGCCAACCCGCAGCTGGAAGGGATGGGCACCACGCTGACCGCGGTGCTCTTCACCGGCAGCAAGTTCGGCATGGTGCACATCGGCGACTCGCGGGCCTACCTGCTCCGCAAGGGCGAGTTCGCGCAGATCACCAAGGACGACACGTACGTCCAGATGCTGGTCGACGAGGGCCGCGTCAGTCCGGAGGAGGCGAGCAGCCACCCGCAGCGGTCGCTGCTCACCCGGGCGCTGGACGGCCGGGACATCGACCCGGAGTACTCCGTGCGCCAGGTGCTCAAGGGCGACCGGTACCTGATCTGCAGCGACGGTCTGTCCGGTGTGGTCAGCGCCGAGACGATCGCCCAGACGATGCGGGAGATCGCCGACCCGAAGGCGTGCGTCGAGCGGCTGGTCCAGCTGGCGCTGCGCGGCGGCGGGCCGGACAACATCTCCGTGGTGATCGCCGACGCGACCGACGCGGACATCGTCGAGCAGGCGCCGATCGTCGGTGGTGCGGCGTCGCTCGACCGGGGCAACACCACCGTGGCGGACAGCTCGACACCGGCCTCCCGGGCGGCCGCGCTCAAGCAGTCGCCGCCGCGCCCGCCGGCCCAGCCGGAGACCGAGGGGTTCGACCGCGAGCCGGAACCGGCCGGACACCCGGTGCGGACCACCCTGCTGGTGCTGCTGCTGCTCGGGGTGCTGGGCGGTGGCCTCTGGGCGGGCTGGCAGTACACCCAGGACCAGTACTACGTCGGCGCGACCGAGGGCGGCCAGCTCGCCATCTTCCGCGGCGTACCGGGCCGGATCGCCGGCCTGGACCTGTCCTCGGTGAGCGAGACCAGCACGGTCCGCCTGGACGACCTGACCACGGTCGCCCAGGAGCGCGTCAAGGAGGGCATCCACGCCGACAGCCAGCTCGACGCGCGCACCATGCTGACCGAGCTGACCAGCGAAGAACCCTCCAACCCGAACCTGAAGCCGGTCTGCGCCGTGGCCAGTGCCACGCCGTCGGCTTCCACCCCGGTGCGTCCGGCGGCGACGTCCGCGCCGGCCACCGCGACCTCGGCTCCGGCCACCGCGCCGAGCGTTCAACCGTCCGAGAGCG
- a CDS encoding PASTA domain-containing protein, producing MPEGGEMPDEHGPGRDADATRPDATRPMPAADDTVADETVVRGNQPSGRTRPGDDPVAATRPMAPVGGRDPDPRDADDGAWTGRAAVRPPRPEETRYDQDAWTAAGSREEPSGRWWMPIVVGVVGLVLLALLGFGIYLVVQNSGSDVDEPSPTPAQTRTVTRTTAGTPPTTTPTTAPTVSTVPTTEPTVTEALVPALRGMPLADAQAALDRSGLGYRVIYRAGYAEPGTVIDSDPAEGQAVPPDTRVTLVVAAERAGGPATTTTAPAATAEPGED from the coding sequence GTGCCGGAGGGGGGCGAGATGCCGGACGAGCACGGGCCGGGCCGGGACGCCGATGCGACGCGGCCGGACGCGACGCGACCGATGCCGGCGGCGGACGACACCGTCGCCGACGAGACCGTGGTACGGGGGAATCAGCCATCCGGGCGTACCCGGCCGGGGGACGATCCGGTCGCCGCGACCCGGCCGATGGCGCCGGTCGGCGGCCGGGACCCGGATCCGCGTGACGCCGACGACGGCGCGTGGACCGGACGCGCCGCGGTCCGGCCACCCCGGCCGGAGGAGACCCGGTACGACCAGGACGCCTGGACGGCGGCCGGATCCCGGGAGGAGCCGTCCGGCCGCTGGTGGATGCCGATCGTGGTGGGTGTCGTGGGGCTGGTCCTGCTCGCCCTGCTCGGCTTCGGCATCTACCTGGTCGTGCAGAACTCCGGGTCCGATGTGGACGAGCCCTCGCCGACCCCGGCGCAGACGCGTACCGTCACGCGGACCACCGCCGGCACCCCACCGACCACCACGCCCACCACCGCGCCGACGGTGAGCACCGTGCCGACCACCGAGCCGACCGTCACCGAGGCGCTCGTGCCGGCGCTGCGCGGGATGCCGCTGGCCGACGCGCAGGCCGCGCTGGACCGTTCCGGCCTCGGATATCGGGTGATCTACCGGGCCGGCTACGCGGAACCGGGCACGGTGATCGACAGCGATCCGGCGGAGGGTCAGGCGGTTCCCCCGGACACCCGGGTCACCCTCGTCGTCGCGGCCGAGCGGGCCGGTGGCCCGGCCACGACGACGACGGCGCCGGCCGCCACCGCCGAGCCCGGCGAGGACTGA
- a CDS encoding DUF397 domain-containing protein — MEIEVKGLRVDLSDAQWFKSTRSGADSDNCVEVAFVGEAIAVRDSKSPSGPALIFTAAEWDAFVGGAKDGEFDL; from the coding sequence GTGGAAATCGAGGTCAAAGGTCTTCGGGTCGACCTGAGCGACGCCCAGTGGTTCAAGAGCACCCGCAGCGGCGCGGACAGCGACAACTGCGTCGAGGTCGCCTTCGTCGGTGAGGCCATCGCGGTGCGGGACTCCAAGAGCCCGTCCGGCCCCGCCCTGATCTTCACCGCGGCCGAGTGGGACGCCTTCGTCGGCGGCGCCAAGGACGGCGAGTTCGACCTCTGA
- a CDS encoding FHA domain-containing protein FhaB/FipA, whose product MPEFVLTVARFGFLILLWIFVFTVVGVIRRDLFAGARSKSIVASPRGVGGAVLPGRPAKVKRGKAARQLVVTAGQLAGTRITLGEAPITIGRAEDSTLVITDDFASARHARLVPRDGQWFVEDLGSTNGTYLDRGKVSGPTPVPLGVPIRIGRTSLELRP is encoded by the coding sequence TTGCCCGAATTCGTCCTCACCGTTGCCCGGTTCGGCTTCCTGATCCTGCTGTGGATCTTCGTGTTCACGGTGGTCGGGGTGATCCGGCGGGACCTCTTCGCGGGCGCCCGGTCGAAGAGCATCGTCGCCAGCCCGCGGGGGGTGGGTGGCGCGGTGCTCCCGGGCCGGCCGGCGAAGGTGAAACGCGGTAAGGCGGCTCGGCAGCTCGTGGTGACCGCCGGTCAGCTCGCCGGCACCCGGATCACCCTCGGCGAGGCGCCGATCACGATCGGCCGCGCCGAGGATTCCACGCTGGTCATCACCGACGACTTCGCGTCGGCCCGGCACGCCCGGCTGGTGCCGCGGGACGGCCAGTGGTTCGTCGAGGACCTCGGCTCGACCAACGGCACCTACCTCGATCGCGGTAAGGTCTCCGGACCCACCCCCGTTCCCCTCGGCGTCCCGATCCGGATCGGACGCACTTCTCTCGAGTTACGGCCATGA